Within Candidatus Rubrimentiphilum sp., the genomic segment TGCCGACGCTGCGCAGATTGAGGTCGGCCAATGCTGCTGACTGCGTCCCGATCAAGGCGAGCGCCGCGACCGTTATTGTCATAAGAAATGCTCTCATAAAGAACCTGTCCTTTGTAGAAGATGGAAGATCTCGGTGCGCAATTTCGCCGGGTCCTCTTCCCAATCACCGTAGATTTCCCAGCAGATTCCGCTAGGCTCGTGATGATTTGCGCGAATCCAAGCAACCACGGCATCGTGGGTCAATCCCAACCGATTATATGGGCCAGAGTGTAGGGCGCTAACTGCGGGTCCCGCAGGGGTTTCAAAATACCCGACATCACCGACGGGTTCGAATTTCTCGGCAATCTCGACGCCGCAAACGATGTCGACCTTACCATCCTTGCGCGGGTAATAGACCATCACATTGTGGCCGGCTTTACGCGCCTTGCCGGCGCGGATGACTTCGTAG encodes:
- a CDS encoding GyrI-like domain-containing protein — encoded protein: MEHRIDLRDAQPRLLAAVKVTTVLSRWPSEFAHELSKVYEVIRAGKARKAGHNVMVYYPRKDGKVDIVCGVEIAEKFEPVGDVGYFETPAGPAVSALHSGPYNRLGLTHDAVVAWIRANHHEPSGICWEIYGDWEEDPAKLRTEIFHLLQRTGSL